DNA sequence from the Cucumis melo cultivar AY chromosome 6, USDA_Cmelo_AY_1.0, whole genome shotgun sequence genome:
ATAAGATGGAGTtgaatgttttatttttaatagagATATTTTAAACTGAAATCAACCATAACAATGATTTTAATATTTACAAGTTGATATTTATATGTAATCAAAATcgaagttgaaaagaaaaaagaaaaagaaaatcgaaGAGATAATAATGGAAGTTGGGAGCCAATGAAATCAAAACTCGCACGTATctgaatcttcttcttcttttttctttaatataaaataataaaaataaaagcatAGAGAAGAAACCAAATGAGAACTACGATTTAATCGTATGTTGTGATGGGAGCAAAATCTAGGGTTCTTTCTCATTTCAAGATCTCTTCCCGCGATTCTTTAacctctctctcttctctttaAACAATTTCTCCATTTAAAAGATAAAGCTTCTGATTCCTTACATCTCTCTCCGCATCTTCTTTACTCAGGTATTCCCTTCATCTAccttttttttcccctttcctTTCTGATGATCTCTGGTGATGCATCTTGTTTATCGATTTCAATTGGATTTGAATCCATTAATCCTCATCAATCTCTTTTTCATTTTGGTTCTTCCTGTTTATTTACTTTCATTCAGTGCTATCAGCTTGTTTTCAGATGccctcatttttttttctctttcttcggAATTCCCGGTTTCAGGTTTTGCTGTTTTTCAATTCCTCTAGGTACCGGTAGATTGCTTGGGTGATTTTGTGTGGGAGGATTTTTCAGGGGAAGTTGCTACTGGCGATGAAGCTGGTGCTTTACTGGTAGACCTCAAATGCCGGACGAAGATTTGATCGAGCTTAAGTTCCGACTTTATGATGGATCGGATATCGGTCCATTTCGTTATTCCCCAACTTCAACTATAGCCATGGTTAAGGAGAGGATTGTTGCAGAATGGCCTAAAGGTCAGTGAATTGGATCATGTTATTAGTTCCATTTTGCTGTTTTGGTGTTTCCATTTCTTGAACTGCTATTGTATGCAATGAAACTGTCGAATCGTAGGCACGTATGCTGTACTCTGCAGTACTTATGTTTAATCCAACCTTGCtctttcaaaatttgacttCTTTGACTTGGGTACCCTGTAGCTCAACTTAGAAGTCATAGACCACTATTATACGTGAGAAAGACAACTTATGGTTTTTAATAAGAAATAACTGATTTCCCCCCAGCTTTGAAGAAATACTGAAAGGTATGGATTCTGTCAGGAGTCTTGTGTAGTATGTAAACTCTTCTCATGATGATACTCAGAACTAAAGGTTAATAATTACCATCTTTGTCTTTGTTGAGCATGCTGGAAAGgaattttttacattttttggGGGTCTGTTCTGTTATTGGTTACATAGGAGTGAATACAGTGTCCAGCTTTATCTTCATGTCTTCCTTTATGGCTGAATGAGTTGAAGTGCTATTGCTTCCAATTACTGCATCTCTCTATCTGACTTCATTCTCCCATCCAACGTGAAACTAACTACTGTAAATGTTTTTAATACTTTTTAGATAAGAAAGTTATACCCAAGGCAGCAAATGACGTAAAACTGATCAATGCTGGCAAGATTTTAGAAAACAACAAGACTGTTGGTCAATGTCGAGTGCCTTTCGGTGATCTTCCTATAGGAGTTATTACTATGCATGTCGTGGTTCAGCCAACTATAGCAAAAGCAAAAGCAGGTAGCCATCCTTTAAGTTTTAGATGTGCTTCTGCATTACCTTTAGTACCCAGCTATTCTACTGATAACTATGCGACACCATATATTATTTTTGTGTGAG
Encoded proteins:
- the LOC103491812 gene encoding membrane-anchored ubiquitin-fold protein 4 isoform X2, giving the protein MPDEDLIELKFRLYDGSDIGPFRYSPTSTIAMVKERIVAEWPKDKKVIPKAANDVKLINAGKILENNKTVGQCRVPFGDLPIGVITMHVVVQPTIAKAKAEKKVDETPTKNVCSCSIL
- the LOC103491812 gene encoding membrane-anchored ubiquitin-fold protein 4 isoform X1; its protein translation is MPDEDLIELKFRLYDGSDIGPFRYSPTSTIAMVKERIVAEWPKDKKVIPKAANDVKLINAGKILENNKTVGQCRVPFGDLPIGVITMHVVVQPTIAKAKAGSHPLSFRCASALPLVPSYSTDNYATPYIIFV